Proteins encoded together in one Gemmatimonadota bacterium DH-78 window:
- a CDS encoding pyridoxal phosphate-dependent aminotransferase translates to MPRSTPLPAPRETFHLERFFAATEFTTPHLLAVSDCESCTVADLLALEPGARERLLGLRLGYTESAGSEELRVAAAGLYGEVEPDDVLVHATAVEVIYTTFRALLREGDRVVVQMPAYQALRSAAELAGAEVVHWWGDSARDWAPDLDELDRLLDHPRARLVVINTPHNPTGWVADDAFAEGVLDVVARRGVRLFCDEAYRGTERGNGSEPTGSASMADRDAAVLALGLVSKGLGLPGLRTGWLVARDPEVRRRVERYKDFTSICGPAPSELLAAVALRQSDALLSRSRRLLAANLDRLDAFMTRWSGWFEWRAPSGGSVTFPRLVDPDRWGGVAAFCERARSEAGVLLAPGGLFSDARADRADPRVAAVDASFRVGYGRASFAEGLDALERWLRGVESPSE, encoded by the coding sequence GTGCCCCGATCCACCCCCCTCCCCGCCCCTCGCGAGACCTTCCACCTCGAGCGGTTCTTCGCCGCCACCGAGTTCACCACCCCCCATCTGCTGGCGGTGTCGGATTGCGAGAGCTGCACCGTGGCGGACCTGCTCGCTCTCGAGCCCGGCGCGCGCGAGCGGCTGCTCGGCCTGCGCCTGGGCTACACGGAGAGCGCCGGGTCGGAGGAGCTGCGGGTGGCGGCGGCGGGCCTCTACGGCGAAGTCGAGCCCGACGACGTGCTCGTGCACGCCACCGCGGTCGAGGTGATCTACACCACCTTCCGGGCCCTGCTGCGAGAGGGCGATCGGGTGGTGGTGCAGATGCCGGCCTACCAGGCGCTGCGGTCCGCGGCCGAGCTCGCGGGGGCCGAGGTCGTTCACTGGTGGGGGGACTCCGCGCGGGATTGGGCCCCGGACCTCGACGAACTCGACCGGCTGCTGGATCACCCGCGGGCCCGACTGGTCGTGATCAACACGCCCCACAATCCGACGGGCTGGGTGGCCGACGACGCCTTCGCCGAAGGAGTGCTCGACGTGGTCGCTCGACGCGGCGTGCGACTCTTCTGCGACGAGGCGTACCGGGGCACGGAGCGGGGGAACGGATCCGAGCCCACGGGGTCGGCATCGATGGCGGATCGCGATGCCGCGGTTCTCGCGCTCGGGCTGGTATCGAAGGGCCTCGGGCTGCCCGGCCTGCGCACCGGTTGGCTGGTGGCACGCGATCCCGAGGTGCGGCGGCGGGTGGAGCGCTACAAGGATTTCACCAGCATCTGCGGGCCGGCGCCCTCGGAACTGCTGGCGGCGGTGGCGCTGCGGCAGTCCGATGCGCTCCTGTCGCGATCGCGTCGGCTGCTGGCCGCGAACCTCGATCGGCTCGACGCCTTCATGACGCGGTGGAGCGGGTGGTTCGAGTGGCGGGCGCCGAGCGGCGGGTCCGTCACCTTTCCCCGCCTCGTCGACCCGGATCGATGGGGCGGGGTGGCGGCGTTCTGCGAGCGGGCGCGCAGCGAGGCCGGCGTGCTTCTCGCACCGGGGGGACTCTTTTCCGACGCCCGCGCCGACCGCGCAGACCCGCGGGTGGCGGCCGTCGACGCCTCGTTCCGCGTGGGGTACGGGCGCGCCTCCTTCGCCGAGGGGCTCGATGCGTTGGAGCGGTGGCTGCGCGGCGTGGAATCGCCCTCAGAATAG
- a CDS encoding PAS domain-containing protein — MANDSGSGPPIRTPGEAGLLDGVLDALPGVVYRCRNDPDWTMLGITENVRPLTGFGPEDLVDSATQAFGRLIHPDDRDRVWNTIQDSVAEGGDFRVLYRVVHRDGRVHWVVEQGRRLESGELTGYILELTGPLAERLGRQQGEVEALRSRTRDLEILQRVTGIVNEEVTLEGALKATLPVLCRDIGFVIAHVIMPQEGRDEGLPDGDELWWVQTPGPAVDALLETLRATPHDPELGMSARVFRTGGAAWVTELLADADFICVHEVDPLPVTSGIGVPIRSGDRCIAVLECYTAERRDFDAALEALLVQVGVQLGRAWEREEAVRRSEADRARFRLIAQHMDDVFWTGPAGDAAREYASPAYRTIWGRDPLELRRDPRSWLEAVHPSDRERVEDVVRGRGTRGYEIQYRIVRPGGEVRWISDRAVPVADGEGPATRVVGVSEDVTERTRLEGRLRAAHRMEAVGRLAGGIAHDFNNLLTVIRAQSDFLLMDLSSESPLVEEVEVVRSAADRAAELTRQLLAFSREQVLRPRVVDLVGVVRNMEQLLVRVLGEDVRIETEFEAGLPPVRVDPGQIEQVIMNLAVNARDAMPDGGVLTLRAWSETLTAEVAAGRTELVVGARYVRLDVSDTGQGMDEAVRGRIFEPFYTTKRSRGGTGLGLAMAYGIVKQSGGTIHVNSTLGEGSTFVLRFPPVVDAAVSAAPSAESPAPVGAVAGTILVVEDDPAVRRVADRTLRNEGLSVRVAPDAETGLEMLEAAPQEYAYLLTDLVLPGRSGRDLLEEVLRNHPHVRCMAMSGYAEGSPDRRMDLPPEVAFVQKPFTADALLRALALVSA; from the coding sequence ATGGCGAACGATTCAGGCAGCGGCCCCCCGATCCGGACTCCGGGCGAAGCGGGGCTCCTCGACGGCGTGCTCGACGCTCTCCCGGGCGTGGTCTATCGGTGTCGCAACGACCCCGACTGGACGATGCTCGGCATCACCGAGAACGTCCGCCCGCTCACCGGCTTCGGTCCGGAGGATCTGGTCGACAGTGCGACGCAGGCCTTCGGGCGGTTGATCCACCCCGACGATCGCGATCGTGTGTGGAACACCATCCAGGACTCGGTGGCCGAAGGCGGTGATTTCCGGGTGCTCTACCGCGTGGTTCACCGCGACGGGAGGGTGCACTGGGTGGTCGAGCAGGGCCGGCGACTCGAGTCGGGAGAGCTGACCGGATACATCCTCGAGCTCACGGGCCCGCTCGCCGAGCGCCTCGGACGTCAGCAGGGAGAGGTGGAAGCGCTCCGGAGTCGAACCCGAGATCTCGAGATCCTCCAGCGGGTGACGGGGATCGTCAACGAAGAAGTCACTCTCGAGGGGGCGTTGAAGGCGACGCTCCCGGTGCTCTGCCGAGACATCGGCTTCGTCATCGCCCATGTGATCATGCCTCAGGAAGGGCGAGACGAGGGGCTCCCCGACGGAGACGAGCTCTGGTGGGTTCAGACGCCCGGCCCGGCGGTCGACGCCCTTCTGGAGACCCTGCGCGCCACCCCGCACGACCCCGAACTCGGCATGTCGGCGCGCGTATTCCGCACCGGGGGCGCTGCGTGGGTCACCGAACTGCTCGCCGACGCCGACTTCATCTGCGTGCACGAGGTGGATCCGCTGCCGGTCACCTCGGGGATCGGTGTGCCCATCCGCTCGGGCGACCGCTGCATCGCCGTCCTGGAATGCTACACTGCCGAGCGCCGGGACTTCGACGCCGCGTTGGAGGCGCTCCTGGTACAGGTGGGAGTACAGCTCGGCCGAGCCTGGGAGCGGGAGGAGGCCGTTCGCCGAAGCGAGGCCGACAGGGCCCGATTCCGGCTCATCGCCCAGCACATGGATGACGTGTTCTGGACGGGACCGGCCGGCGACGCCGCCCGCGAGTACGCCAGTCCCGCGTACCGGACCATCTGGGGGCGCGATCCCCTGGAACTGCGACGCGATCCGCGAAGCTGGCTCGAAGCGGTCCATCCCTCCGACCGCGAGCGGGTGGAAGACGTGGTGCGGGGGCGCGGCACGCGCGGCTACGAGATCCAGTACCGGATCGTACGTCCGGGGGGAGAGGTGCGCTGGATCTCCGATCGCGCGGTACCGGTGGCGGACGGCGAGGGCCCGGCCACGCGGGTGGTGGGGGTGTCGGAAGACGTCACGGAGCGCACCCGGCTCGAGGGTCGGCTGCGCGCGGCGCACCGCATGGAGGCGGTGGGTCGACTGGCCGGGGGCATCGCGCACGACTTCAACAATCTCCTGACGGTGATCCGGGCGCAGTCCGACTTCCTGCTCATGGATCTGTCGAGCGAGAGTCCCCTGGTGGAAGAGGTGGAGGTGGTGCGCAGCGCCGCCGACCGCGCCGCCGAACTCACCCGCCAGCTGCTCGCCTTCAGCCGCGAACAGGTGCTCCGCCCGCGCGTCGTCGATCTCGTGGGCGTGGTCCGCAACATGGAGCAGCTGCTCGTGCGGGTGCTCGGAGAAGACGTGCGCATCGAGACGGAGTTCGAGGCGGGGCTGCCTCCGGTGCGGGTCGATCCCGGGCAGATCGAGCAGGTGATCATGAACCTGGCCGTGAACGCGCGCGACGCCATGCCCGACGGGGGCGTGCTCACGCTGCGCGCCTGGTCGGAGACGCTCACGGCGGAGGTGGCGGCGGGGCGTACCGAACTCGTGGTGGGGGCGCGCTACGTGCGGCTCGACGTGTCGGACACCGGCCAGGGGATGGACGAGGCGGTGCGCGGCCGCATCTTCGAGCCCTTCTACACCACCAAGCGCTCGCGCGGGGGGACCGGTCTGGGGCTGGCGATGGCCTACGGAATCGTCAAGCAGAGCGGGGGCACGATCCACGTGAACTCCACGCTCGGCGAGGGCTCCACCTTCGTGCTGCGCTTTCCCCCGGTCGTGGATGCGGCGGTCTCCGCCGCCCCATCCGCGGAATCGCCGGCTCCGGTCGGTGCCGTGGCGGGCACGATTCTCGTGGTGGAAGACGATCCCGCGGTCCGGCGCGTGGCCGATCGCACCCTGCGCAACGAGGGGTTGAGCGTGCGGGTGGCGCCGGACGCCGAGACCGGTCTCGAGATGCTCGAGGCCGCGCCGCAGGAGTACGCCTATCTGCTCACCGACCTCGTGCTGCCCGGCCGCAGCGGGCGCGATCTGCTGGAGGAGGTGCTGCGCAACCACCCGCACGTGCGGTGCATGGCGATGTCGGGATACGCGGAGGGGTCGCCCGATCGGCGCATGGATCTGCCCCCGGAGGTGGCCTTCGTTCAGAAGCCGTTCACCGCCGACGCCCTGCTGCGCGCGCTCGCCCTCGTCTCCGCCTGA
- the msrB gene encoding peptide-methionine (R)-S-oxide reductase MsrB produces MTKYTRSADAIAQLDPEQFRVTQQNGTERPGTGRYLHNHEPGIYVDLVSGEPLFASSDKFESGCGWPSFTRPIEPAHVTELRDTTHGMVRTEVRSRHGDSHLGHVFPDGPRDRGGLRYCINSASLRFVHLDEMEAEGYGDYIDQVDDPRTDA; encoded by the coding sequence ATGACCAAGTACACTCGATCCGCCGACGCCATCGCGCAGCTGGATCCGGAGCAGTTTCGGGTCACGCAGCAGAATGGCACGGAGCGCCCGGGCACGGGCCGGTACCTGCACAATCACGAGCCCGGCATCTACGTCGATCTCGTGTCGGGGGAGCCGCTCTTCGCGTCGAGCGACAAGTTTGAATCGGGATGCGGGTGGCCGAGCTTCACCCGGCCGATCGAGCCGGCGCACGTGACGGAACTGCGCGACACCACCCACGGCATGGTTCGCACCGAGGTGCGATCCAGGCACGGTGACAGCCATCTGGGGCACGTGTTTCCGGACGGCCCCCGCGACCGCGGCGGCCTGCGCTACTGCATCAACTCCGCCTCGCTCCGGTTCGTCCATCTCGACGAGATGGAGGCCGAGGGCTACGGCGACTACATCGACCAGGTCGACGACCCGAGGACCGACGCATGA
- a CDS encoding type IV pilus twitching motility protein PilT → MPELSLRLLLQEMIQRGASDLHITVGERPKIRVDGDLVNSQYPRNLAPKDTLALAYSILTENQKKRFETEDELDFSFGVQNLSRFRGNVYKQRGCVAMAIRQIPYEIHSVDKLGLPPIVSRLAEKPRGLVLVTGPTGSGKSTTLAAMLDKINRERKGHIITIEDPIEFIHRHQNCVVNQREVGADTTSFTAALKYALRQDPDIILIGEMRDLETISAALTIAETGHLVLATLHTNSAAESVNRIIDAFPSHQQAQVRAQLAFVLEGVVTQTLLPRARGKGRCVASEIMICTPAIRAVIRDEKVHQIYSLMQAGKKHGMQTMNDALQVLYMRGEVTLEEALKRSPDPQELLRAVGEPGPDA, encoded by the coding sequence ATGCCCGAGCTGAGCCTGCGCCTGCTTCTGCAGGAGATGATCCAGCGCGGTGCCTCCGACCTCCACATCACGGTCGGCGAGCGTCCCAAGATCCGCGTCGACGGCGATCTGGTGAACAGCCAGTATCCGCGGAATCTCGCGCCCAAGGACACCCTGGCGCTGGCGTATTCCATTCTGACCGAGAACCAGAAGAAGCGCTTCGAGACAGAAGACGAACTGGATTTCTCGTTCGGGGTCCAGAACCTCTCGCGCTTCCGCGGAAACGTGTACAAGCAGCGGGGCTGTGTCGCGATGGCGATTCGGCAGATCCCGTACGAGATCCACTCCGTCGACAAGCTGGGGCTGCCTCCGATCGTCTCTCGCCTCGCCGAGAAACCGCGGGGCCTCGTGCTGGTGACCGGTCCCACGGGCTCCGGAAAGTCGACCACGCTGGCGGCGATGCTCGACAAGATCAACCGCGAGCGGAAGGGGCACATCATCACGATCGAGGACCCGATCGAGTTCATTCACCGGCACCAGAACTGCGTGGTGAACCAGCGGGAAGTGGGCGCCGACACCACCTCGTTCACCGCCGCCCTCAAGTACGCGCTCCGGCAGGACCCCGACATCATCCTGATCGGCGAGATGCGCGACCTGGAGACGATCTCGGCCGCGCTCACGATCGCGGAGACGGGGCACCTCGTGCTGGCCACCCTGCACACCAACTCGGCGGCCGAGTCGGTCAACCGGATCATCGATGCCTTCCCCTCGCACCAGCAGGCCCAGGTGCGGGCGCAGCTCGCCTTCGTGCTCGAGGGTGTCGTGACGCAGACGCTCCTGCCGCGAGCCCGCGGAAAGGGGCGCTGCGTGGCGTCCGAGATCATGATCTGCACCCCGGCCATCCGGGCGGTGATCCGCGACGAGAAGGTGCACCAGATCTACTCGCTCATGCAGGCCGGCAAGAAGCACGGCATGCAGACCATGAACGATGCGCTGCAGGTGCTCTACATGCGGGGTGAAGTCACCCTCGAAGAGGCACTGAAGCGTTCCCCCGACCCGCAGGAACTCCTGCGGGCGGTGGGTGAGCCCGGCCCCGACGCCTGA
- a CDS encoding asparaginase domain-containing protein, translating to MASSRSPVRLFITGGTFDKEYDEINGRLYFKDTHLPEMLRMGRCRLGVEIRTLMMVDSLEMTARDRDLIVRNCLEVPEDRIVITHGTDTMSETAALLSKEVPGKTIVLTGAMIPIAFGSSDGLFNLGGALTAVQVLPAGTWVAMNGRIFDGTTVRKNRDTGVFEAV from the coding sequence ATGGCCTCTTCCCGCTCCCCCGTCCGGCTCTTCATCACCGGCGGCACCTTCGACAAGGAGTACGACGAGATCAACGGGCGCCTCTACTTCAAGGACACGCACCTGCCCGAGATGCTCCGCATGGGCCGCTGTCGCCTCGGGGTCGAGATCCGAACGCTGATGATGGTCGACTCGCTCGAGATGACGGCGCGCGACCGCGACCTGATCGTGCGGAACTGCCTCGAGGTGCCCGAAGACCGCATCGTGATCACGCACGGCACCGACACGATGTCGGAGACGGCGGCGCTGCTCTCGAAGGAGGTCCCGGGCAAGACGATCGTACTGACCGGCGCGATGATCCCGATCGCGTTCGGAAGCTCCGACGGGCTCTTCAATCTCGGAGGTGCCCTCACCGCGGTGCAGGTGCTGCCGGCGGGGACCTGGGTGGCCATGAACGGCCGGATCTTCGACGGCACCACGGTGCGGAAGAACCGCGACACCGGAGTGTTCGAGGCGGTCTGA
- the msrA gene encoding peptide-methionine (S)-S-oxide reductase MsrA gives MTTERAVLAGGCFWGMQDLFRKLPGVISTRVGYTGGDVAHATYRNHGTHAEGLEVIFDPSLLTFRRILEFFFQIHDPTTPNRQGNDRGTSYRSAIYFTSPEQEAIARRTIADVEASGLWPGSVVTQVEPVGDFWEAEPEHQDYLERIPNGYTCHFPRPGWVLPESAPARSD, from the coding sequence ATGACGACCGAGAGAGCCGTACTCGCCGGAGGGTGTTTCTGGGGCATGCAGGATCTCTTCCGCAAGCTGCCGGGCGTGATCTCCACCCGCGTGGGGTATACCGGCGGCGATGTCGCCCATGCAACCTACCGCAACCACGGCACCCATGCCGAGGGTCTCGAAGTCATCTTCGACCCGTCCCTCCTGACGTTTCGCCGAATACTAGAGTTCTTTTTCCAAATTCACGATCCGACCACGCCGAATCGTCAGGGCAACGATCGAGGCACCTCCTATCGCTCCGCGATCTACTTCACCTCGCCCGAGCAGGAAGCCATCGCTCGACGCACGATTGCCGATGTGGAGGCCTCCGGTCTCTGGCCGGGATCGGTGGTGACGCAGGTCGAGCCGGTGGGCGACTTCTGGGAGGCGGAGCCGGAGCACCAGGACTACCTGGAGCGGATTCCGAACGGCTACACCTGCCACTTTCCCCGACCGGGCTGGGTGCTCCCCGAGAGCGCGCCGGCCCGGTCGGACTGA
- a CDS encoding DUF4112 domain-containing protein encodes MASTPPSRPSPQVEVIPPRPGELRRARAVARVLDDLIPIPGTSWRIGIDPLLGLFPGVGDWVGWAASLHLLLSAWRAGADAATLVRMAGNMVIDALVGAVPVLGDLFDMAWKANDRNLRILEGVVAEPADTRRSSRWVVGSVVAGTVTLLGLASIGALLVLRTVVGAVSGLF; translated from the coding sequence ATGGCGTCCACCCCTCCCTCCCGCCCTTCGCCCCAGGTCGAGGTCATCCCGCCCCGCCCGGGCGAGCTCCGGCGGGCCCGGGCCGTCGCCCGGGTACTCGACGACCTCATCCCGATTCCGGGCACCTCGTGGCGGATCGGGATCGACCCCCTGCTCGGGCTCTTTCCCGGCGTGGGAGACTGGGTCGGATGGGCGGCGTCGCTCCACCTGCTGCTGAGCGCCTGGCGGGCCGGGGCCGACGCCGCCACCCTCGTGCGCATGGCGGGCAACATGGTGATCGACGCCCTGGTGGGCGCGGTGCCGGTTCTGGGCGACCTCTTCGACATGGCCTGGAAGGCGAACGACCGCAATCTGCGCATTCTCGAGGGCGTGGTGGCCGAACCGGCCGACACCCGCCGCTCGAGTCGCTGGGTGGTGGGGTCGGTGGTGGCGGGCACGGTCACCCTGCTCGGGCTCGCCTCGATCGGCGCGCTTCTCGTGCTGCGCACCGTCGTCGGCGCGGTCAGCGGGCTATTCTGA
- a CDS encoding type II secretion system F family protein, protein MPVFTYSARPATGTGGIQQGEIDLKSKDEVLAHLHKQKLIPVSVREKPKDLTLKFGTGVGTRDIVIFTRQFATMINSGLPLVQALDILAEQTENDALRKVIQDVLYDVESGHTLADAMGKHPKVFTDLYVNMVAAGEAGGILDTILLRLATFLEKNDALVRKIKGAMIYPGVIFTVAAAAVAILLMFVIPTFQTMFASAGVPLPLPTRIVIMMSIILQGYWWAIGAGIIGTIFAIRQAYQTDPGRLAIDRLMLNIPILGNLQRKAAVARFTRTLGTLVSSGVSILEGLEITAKTAGNRVIHDAVMNSRASIAGGETIAGPLKESGVFPPMVVQMINVGEQTGGLDEMLTKIADFYDEEVDAAVEALLSAMEPIMIVVLGVVVGGMIVAMYLPIFDMINAVG, encoded by the coding sequence ATGCCCGTCTTCACCTACAGCGCCCGCCCCGCCACCGGAACCGGTGGCATCCAGCAGGGCGAGATCGACCTCAAGTCGAAGGACGAGGTGCTCGCCCACCTGCACAAGCAGAAGCTGATTCCGGTGTCGGTGCGCGAGAAGCCGAAGGATCTCACGCTGAAGTTCGGCACCGGGGTCGGCACGCGCGACATCGTCATCTTCACCCGTCAGTTCGCGACGATGATCAACTCGGGGCTGCCGCTGGTGCAGGCCCTCGACATCCTGGCCGAGCAGACCGAGAACGACGCGCTGCGCAAGGTCATTCAGGACGTGCTCTACGACGTGGAGTCGGGGCACACCCTGGCCGACGCGATGGGCAAGCATCCGAAGGTGTTCACCGACCTCTACGTGAACATGGTCGCGGCCGGTGAGGCGGGAGGTATTCTCGACACCATCCTGCTGCGCCTCGCCACCTTCCTCGAGAAGAACGACGCCCTCGTCCGGAAGATCAAGGGCGCGATGATCTACCCGGGAGTGATCTTCACGGTGGCCGCGGCCGCCGTGGCGATCCTGCTGATGTTCGTGATCCCCACCTTCCAGACGATGTTCGCCTCGGCGGGCGTGCCTCTGCCCCTGCCGACCCGGATCGTGATCATGATGTCGATCATCCTCCAGGGGTACTGGTGGGCGATCGGGGCCGGAATCATCGGCACCATCTTCGCGATTCGGCAGGCCTATCAGACCGATCCCGGTCGCCTGGCGATCGACCGCCTCATGCTCAACATCCCGATCCTCGGGAACCTGCAGCGCAAGGCGGCCGTTGCGCGCTTCACCCGCACTCTGGGAACGCTGGTGAGCTCGGGTGTGAGCATTCTCGAAGGCCTCGAGATCACGGCCAAGACGGCCGGAAACCGGGTCATCCACGACGCGGTCATGAACTCGCGTGCCAGCATCGCGGGCGGTGAGACGATCGCCGGGCCGCTCAAGGAGTCGGGGGTGTTCCCGCCGATGGTGGTGCAGATGATCAACGTGGGTGAGCAGACCGGTGGTCTCGACGAGATGCTCACGAAGATCGCCGACTTCTACGATGAAGAGGTCGACGCCGCGGTCGAGGCCCTGCTCTCGGCCATGGAGCCGATCATGATCGTCGTGCTCGGTGTGGTGGTCGGTGGCATGATCGTGGCCATGTACCTGCCGATCTTCGACATGATCAACGCCGTGGGCTGA